In Fibrobacter sp. UWT2, one DNA window encodes the following:
- a CDS encoding carboxypeptidase-like regulatory domain-containing protein — MKSFKIMVSATALLAALTGCGDDSSGKVVAVIDSDGHNVTNKSSSSVSDSFGSSMRESFKSSSSSAKDVDIDDEPIVIDDPEDLRDNYKHGYIGYMSDRSIDLIQGGIVRTWKPTENGLVMVSVDTLDGDGKVKLNTSLSGFNLVEMQKDDLYSMRWLFFSENMETGIYVAKEGVAVTGYIANKGEPVAGAKLTILDRETTTDVDGRFTFENLPDGVHFMTAEYNGESRIYQVQTTRTVRFTEEQIINRIRWEYGVYTLLADYEDWSSGRTVVGNTFGLVGPTYFFTDSSYGGKSHFYGNVEFAHAEKFRQDEMMGVHVYFKADIDEEFDNHFALTGFILGEDERELGDDNYAYFDISKASGLSFAAKGSGMLLVQMVVHNSDGSTDYVTPSGIELTDEWSSYEFPFEDEFRSKLTAVEAINFALIEDGELYLDNVRLDGIVPTKWPLLGKRL, encoded by the coding sequence ATGAAGAGTTTCAAAATAATGGTTTCCGCAACAGCCCTGTTGGCAGCCCTTACAGGCTGCGGAGACGATTCCAGCGGCAAGGTAGTCGCCGTGATCGATTCCGACGGCCATAACGTCACGAACAAAAGCAGCTCCTCGGTGAGTGACAGCTTCGGATCCTCAATGAGAGAAAGCTTCAAGTCTTCGAGCAGTTCCGCAAAAGACGTTGACATCGACGATGAACCCATCGTTATCGATGACCCGGAAGATCTCAGGGACAATTACAAGCATGGCTACATCGGGTACATGAGCGACAGAAGCATCGACCTGATCCAAGGCGGAATCGTACGCACCTGGAAGCCCACCGAAAATGGCCTCGTGATGGTTTCTGTAGACACCCTCGACGGAGACGGGAAAGTCAAGCTGAACACCTCGCTGAGCGGCTTCAACCTGGTGGAAATGCAGAAAGACGACCTCTATTCCATGAGGTGGCTATTCTTCAGCGAAAACATGGAAACCGGAATATACGTAGCCAAGGAGGGCGTCGCCGTCACAGGTTACATCGCCAATAAAGGTGAGCCCGTCGCAGGCGCCAAGCTCACGATTCTGGACAGGGAAACGACCACTGACGTTGACGGAAGATTCACATTCGAAAACCTCCCCGACGGCGTCCACTTCATGACCGCAGAATACAACGGGGAATCCCGCATTTACCAGGTGCAGACCACCCGAACGGTACGATTCACCGAAGAACAGATTATCAACCGAATCCGCTGGGAATACGGCGTTTACACCCTCTTGGCCGATTATGAAGACTGGTCCAGCGGCCGCACCGTCGTAGGCAACACCTTCGGCCTGGTCGGCCCCACCTACTTCTTTACCGATTCCTCTTATGGCGGCAAGAGCCACTTTTATGGCAATGTGGAATTCGCCCATGCCGAAAAATTCAGGCAAGACGAGATGATGGGCGTTCACGTATACTTTAAAGCCGATATCGACGAAGAATTCGACAATCACTTCGCCCTGACCGGATTCATTCTCGGCGAAGACGAACGCGAACTCGGAGACGACAACTACGCCTATTTTGACATCAGCAAAGCCTCGGGACTTTCCTTTGCCGCCAAGGGATCCGGCATGCTGCTCGTGCAGATGGTCGTGCACAACAGCGACGGCAGCACCGATTACGTAACGCCTTCCGGCATCGAACTCACGGACGAATGGAGTAGCTACGAGTTCCCCTTCGAAGACGAATTTCGTTCCAAGCTGACGGCAGTAGAGGCCATCAACTTCGCCCTGATCGAAGATGGCGAACTCTACCTCGACAACGTGAGATTGGACGGAATTGTGCCCACCAAATGGCCACTTTTGGGCAAAAGGCTCTAA
- a CDS encoding cellulase family glycosylhydrolase, with product MNFKCLSMVLMAAALADAAVNLGVSLGDSIKPVTHVATGSLYGLTETLPSNIEKDVAPLKPNVFLSPARSGSGRQQGIGGAFLVAPRVESIGAKIQIRLADVLPGWPYKFQNMDHWKNEVKSVINDKLKSNNKNFDGYEIWNEPNDTWKSSIDFNSGLWKQTYDLIRQMDPGAKIIGPSYSFYHASKMEEFVKYCSQNNCMPDVVSWHQWGSGGFVGSVETYRNLEKKYNVKPRPLSINEYSSTEHSEEGCPGVSVPFIAKFERHGVESAMISWWFVPLPGRLGSLLTSNNERGGGWWLYKWYGDMSGYMAKVTPPNDKSDGVDGFAALDKKKGFASIVLGGNTKGDVNVNISGIPSAFGNKVNVTVEYVVWENKDKAVPSTNLVSDKEYDVSDGKITVPVNITNTKYGYHINITSIIPQAPYKDVAAAIPGKIEIENYDVGGSGKAYLDKDDDNKGGEYRDDAVDIVKAGDGYAIGYTQEGEWLEYTVKVDQDKEYDLSIRYATSSENTGIKLYVDDKTVLENVTFPQGADWDTYTVLEAGKVTLSEGEHVLKVEIVGNYVNIDWLNFADPSTTAIAARGLQTESLQFTPQKPTTYNVFDMQGRLVAKFIALSAQELQAKTAAAVKRSGTYLVKPQTGRQMHRVTVK from the coding sequence ATGAACTTCAAGTGTCTTTCTATGGTTTTGATGGCGGCAGCCCTTGCGGATGCAGCAGTAAATTTGGGCGTAAGCCTCGGTGATAGCATCAAGCCGGTGACCCATGTGGCCACGGGTTCGCTTTATGGCCTTACCGAAACACTCCCGAGCAATATCGAAAAAGATGTCGCTCCCCTCAAGCCGAACGTTTTCCTTTCGCCGGCACGTAGCGGTAGCGGCCGCCAGCAGGGCATCGGTGGCGCATTCCTTGTGGCCCCACGTGTCGAAAGCATCGGTGCCAAGATCCAGATTCGCCTGGCCGACGTTTTGCCTGGCTGGCCTTACAAGTTCCAGAACATGGATCACTGGAAAAACGAAGTAAAATCTGTCATCAACGACAAGCTCAAATCGAACAACAAGAATTTTGACGGTTACGAGATCTGGAACGAACCGAACGATACGTGGAAATCGAGCATCGACTTCAATTCCGGTCTCTGGAAACAGACTTATGATCTGATTCGCCAGATGGACCCCGGTGCAAAAATTATCGGACCTTCTTATTCGTTCTATCACGCTTCGAAAATGGAAGAATTCGTTAAGTACTGTTCGCAAAACAACTGCATGCCCGATGTGGTCAGCTGGCACCAGTGGGGTAGCGGTGGCTTTGTGGGTTCTGTCGAAACTTACCGTAACCTCGAAAAGAAATACAACGTCAAGCCGCGCCCGCTGAGCATCAACGAATATTCTTCGACCGAACACAGCGAAGAAGGTTGCCCCGGAGTGTCCGTCCCGTTTATTGCCAAATTCGAACGCCACGGTGTCGAAAGCGCCATGATTTCTTGGTGGTTCGTACCGCTTCCGGGTCGCTTGGGTAGCTTGCTGACCTCGAACAACGAACGCGGTGGCGGCTGGTGGCTCTATAAGTGGTACGGCGACATGAGCGGCTACATGGCAAAGGTGACCCCGCCCAACGACAAGAGCGATGGCGTCGACGGCTTTGCCGCCCTCGACAAGAAGAAAGGCTTTGCAAGCATTGTACTCGGCGGTAACACCAAGGGCGATGTGAACGTGAATATTTCGGGTATTCCTTCGGCATTCGGCAACAAGGTGAATGTGACGGTGGAATACGTGGTCTGGGAAAACAAGGACAAGGCCGTGCCTTCGACAAATTTGGTGTCCGACAAGGAATACGACGTGAGCGACGGCAAGATTACGGTGCCGGTAAATATCACGAATACCAAGTACGGCTACCACATCAACATTACCTCCATTATTCCGCAGGCCCCGTACAAAGATGTGGCAGCAGCCATCCCCGGAAAAATTGAAATCGAAAATTACGACGTCGGCGGCTCCGGCAAGGCCTACCTCGACAAAGATGACGACAACAAGGGCGGCGAGTACCGCGACGATGCAGTCGATATCGTGAAAGCAGGCGATGGTTACGCCATCGGCTACACTCAAGAAGGCGAATGGTTGGAATACACCGTGAAGGTGGATCAGGACAAGGAATACGACCTCAGCATCCGTTACGCCACCTCTTCGGAGAATACAGGCATCAAGCTCTATGTCGATGACAAAACCGTCCTTGAAAACGTCACGTTCCCTCAAGGCGCCGACTGGGATACCTATACGGTTCTCGAAGCAGGCAAGGTAACGCTTTCTGAAGGTGAACACGTGCTTAAGGTGGAAATTGTCGGAAACTACGTAAACATCGATTGGCTGAATTTCGCTGATCCCTCGACGACAGCGATCGCCGCTCGCGGGCTGCAAACGGAATCGCTGCAATTCACGCCGCAAAAGCCGACCACCTACAACGTGTTCGATATGCAGGGCCGCCTCGTGGCAAAGTTCATAGCTTTAAGCGCCCAGGAACTGCAAGCGAAAACGGCCGCAGCCGTCAAGCGTTCGGGCACTTATTTGGTAAAGCCGCAAACGGGCAGGCAAATGCACCGCGTTACGGTCAAGTAG
- the rsmA gene encoding 16S rRNA (adenine(1518)-N(6)/adenine(1519)-N(6))-dimethyltransferase RsmA, with the protein MDRARRRKFGQNFLDVPTAQMIAGDLPADAGEWVLEIGPGHGALTEHLLERDVQLTAVEIDEQCVEFLQQKFQGRENFHIENIDFLKFDLQAFLDAHEKPWVTGNLPYNVSTAIIAGLMPKLHLTKGFMGMVQLEVAERICASPCSSNYGSLSVLVSAYADTQILRKIGPEHFTPRPNVDSATMLLTPKADALQAPEGFFDFVRAAFTQKRKTLANSFGRAYDKKKIQEAIELLDYPTTVRAEELSPAQFLEFYKVIVG; encoded by the coding sequence ATGGATAGAGCTCGCCGCCGCAAATTTGGCCAGAACTTTTTGGATGTACCTACCGCGCAGATGATTGCGGGGGATTTGCCGGCGGATGCAGGCGAATGGGTACTTGAGATTGGCCCTGGGCACGGCGCGCTGACGGAACATTTGCTGGAGCGCGACGTGCAACTCACTGCCGTCGAGATCGACGAGCAGTGTGTGGAATTTTTGCAACAAAAGTTCCAGGGCCGCGAGAATTTCCATATTGAAAATATTGACTTCTTGAAGTTCGACTTGCAGGCGTTCCTGGATGCTCACGAAAAGCCCTGGGTCACGGGAAACTTGCCTTACAATGTTTCTACGGCGATTATCGCGGGCCTGATGCCGAAACTGCACCTGACCAAGGGCTTTATGGGAATGGTGCAGCTCGAAGTTGCCGAACGCATCTGTGCAAGCCCCTGCAGCAGTAATTACGGCAGCCTTTCTGTTTTAGTGTCCGCTTACGCTGATACGCAGATTCTCCGCAAGATCGGGCCGGAGCATTTCACGCCCCGCCCGAATGTCGATAGCGCTACGATGCTTTTGACGCCCAAGGCTGATGCCTTGCAGGCTCCCGAGGGCTTCTTCGACTTCGTGCGCGCCGCCTTCACTCAAAAGCGCAAGACGCTCGCCAACTCGTTCGGCCGCGCTTACGACAAAAAGAAAATCCAGGAAGCTATCGAGCTCCTGGATTATCCCACCACGGTCCGCGCCGAGGAATTGTCCCCCGCGCAGTTCCTTGAATTCTACAAAGTCATTGTCGGGTAG
- the tmk gene encoding dTMP kinase has translation MKTAKHFFSLEGIDGSGKTTQIDMLIDALTKEGYSVVKLREPGGAKISERVREILLDTSFKGIMSDKTELLLYNAARAQVIAEIIQPVLDAGKIVIADRFAWSTFAYQGYARGLGADLVQRLTEITCDGCFPELTVVLDIDVQRGRARTAKRGEAPDRLESEKADFFERVRKGYLAAARDYSDCVAAIDADRTPEEVFADLYKLVKARLQ, from the coding sequence ATGAAAACGGCAAAACATTTTTTTAGTTTAGAAGGTATCGACGGTTCGGGTAAAACGACCCAAATCGATATGCTGATCGATGCCCTTACGAAAGAAGGGTATTCCGTAGTAAAGCTGCGCGAACCGGGCGGTGCAAAGATTTCGGAACGTGTGCGCGAAATTCTTTTGGATACAAGCTTCAAGGGAATTATGAGCGACAAGACGGAACTCTTGTTGTACAATGCTGCACGCGCCCAGGTGATTGCTGAAATTATCCAGCCCGTGCTCGATGCAGGTAAAATCGTGATTGCCGACAGATTCGCATGGAGCACTTTTGCTTACCAGGGTTATGCCCGCGGCTTGGGTGCAGACCTTGTGCAGCGCCTGACGGAAATCACTTGCGACGGATGTTTTCCGGAGCTGACCGTGGTGCTTGACATTGACGTGCAGCGGGGACGCGCGCGCACCGCGAAGCGGGGCGAGGCACCCGATCGACTGGAGAGTGAAAAAGCTGATTTTTTCGAGAGGGTGCGCAAGGGGTATCTTGCCGCGGCCCGCGACTACAGCGACTGCGTTGCAGCTATCGATGCAGACCGCACTCCCGAAGAAGTTTTCGCGGATTTGTACAAGTTGGTAAAGGCAAGATTGCAGTAA
- the secA gene encoding preprotein translocase subunit SecA has translation MSIVDTVLHKIFGTPHERKVKQLRPVIAQIHKAREALEALDDAALAAKSAEFREKLKNGATLEDIKVEAFAVCQEACDRRLGIFNIFKPENNFDFSRLGPELQESVNAAKAELAAGKNEWEVYLPASVYAKVRELYPESVKPFRMMPFDVQMIGGLVLHEGAIAEMATGEGKTLAAALPVYLNGLSGHGVHVVTVNDYLAGRDAKQMGMVYKFLGLTVGLIVNGLSPEERRVSYNSDVTYGTNNEFGFDYLRDNMAVEPNQLVQRELNFCIVDEVDSILIDEARTPLIISGPAEDATEKYAKANEIAKQLIKNKDFSVDEKDKNIQLTEKGVNHIQELMHITNLYGEHADWVHFLDNALKAWYLYEKDVDYIVRDTEIIIVDENTGRLMEGRRYSNGMHQAIEAKENVQIRRENQTLATITFQNYFRMYKKLSGMTGTAETEATEFIKIYNMNTWVIPTNKPCIRKDLQDLVYKSEDAKWRAIVAEIKERHSKGQPLLVGTASIEKSEKLHGLLEKEGIPHEVLNAKNHGREAEIIQYAGHKDKVTIATNMAGRGTDIALGPGVTELGGLHVLGTERHESRRIDNQLRGRSGRQGDPGSSQYFLSLDDNLMRIFGGDSVKNLMSRFGVGEDEVITHPIVSRSIRGAQRRVEGQSFDIRKHLLDYDNVMNEQRKVIYGLRRRILNGEDISEEIMNRIEDACDIKVSQYIPAKTYAEAWNLEGLHIDLQRSLGMEYSLTLEDAMSKTPEQVLDEIIDMCKARYDKLTKIIPEADFRQIERRFLLMTIDQVWKEHLYAMDQLKDSIRFHGYAQKDPLMVYKNEGYKLFEGCMEKIATLTALRILNIRITLPNGVTVSPDQLQLKSKEQIEAEKKALEEAQAAAAQNAANNAPAENAEAPAEESAAEPAEQMSAEGAKPAGLAGQAATSETNAISEEQQEAKPMPQSALPGTRQVNPAMLAAARRRAQQQAPKLGRNDPCWCGSGLKYKKCHGKDLE, from the coding sequence ATGAGTATAGTCGATACCGTTCTTCACAAGATCTTTGGTACCCCTCACGAACGTAAGGTCAAGCAGCTGCGCCCGGTGATTGCCCAAATCCACAAGGCCCGCGAAGCCCTTGAAGCTCTGGATGACGCCGCCCTTGCCGCAAAGAGTGCGGAATTCCGCGAAAAGCTCAAGAACGGTGCTACCCTTGAGGATATCAAGGTCGAAGCCTTTGCCGTTTGCCAAGAAGCTTGCGACCGCCGCCTGGGTATCTTCAATATCTTCAAGCCGGAAAACAACTTTGACTTTAGCCGCCTGGGCCCGGAACTCCAGGAATCGGTGAATGCCGCGAAGGCTGAACTTGCCGCCGGCAAGAACGAATGGGAAGTCTACCTGCCCGCTTCTGTGTACGCCAAGGTCCGCGAACTTTACCCCGAATCGGTGAAGCCGTTCCGTATGATGCCTTTCGACGTGCAGATGATCGGTGGCTTGGTGCTGCATGAAGGCGCTATCGCCGAAATGGCGACGGGTGAAGGTAAGACGCTTGCCGCAGCTCTTCCGGTTTACTTGAACGGTCTTTCTGGCCACGGTGTGCATGTGGTGACCGTGAACGACTACCTCGCTGGCCGTGACGCCAAGCAGATGGGTATGGTCTATAAGTTCTTGGGACTCACGGTGGGCCTGATTGTGAACGGCCTTTCTCCCGAAGAACGCCGCGTGAGCTACAACAGCGACGTGACCTACGGTACCAACAACGAATTCGGCTTTGACTACCTGCGCGACAACATGGCTGTGGAACCCAACCAGCTGGTGCAGCGTGAACTGAACTTCTGTATTGTTGACGAAGTCGACTCCATTTTGATTGACGAAGCTCGTACGCCGCTTATTATTAGTGGCCCGGCCGAAGACGCTACTGAAAAGTACGCCAAGGCAAACGAAATCGCCAAGCAGCTTATTAAGAACAAGGACTTCTCGGTCGACGAAAAGGACAAGAACATCCAGCTGACCGAAAAGGGTGTGAACCACATTCAGGAACTCATGCACATCACGAACCTGTACGGCGAACATGCCGACTGGGTGCACTTCTTGGATAACGCTCTGAAGGCCTGGTACCTTTATGAAAAGGACGTGGACTACATCGTTCGCGATACCGAAATCATCATCGTTGACGAAAACACGGGCCGCCTCATGGAAGGCCGCCGCTATAGCAACGGTATGCACCAGGCAATCGAAGCCAAGGAAAACGTGCAGATCCGTCGCGAAAACCAGACGCTTGCAACGATTACGTTCCAGAACTACTTCCGCATGTATAAGAAGCTTTCGGGTATGACGGGTACCGCCGAAACCGAAGCTACGGAATTCATCAAGATTTACAACATGAACACTTGGGTGATTCCGACCAATAAGCCCTGCATCCGTAAGGACCTTCAGGACCTGGTCTACAAGTCTGAAGATGCCAAGTGGCGCGCCATTGTGGCCGAAATCAAGGAACGCCATTCCAAGGGCCAGCCGCTCCTCGTGGGTACGGCTTCTATCGAAAAGTCCGAAAAGCTGCACGGCCTTTTGGAAAAGGAAGGCATTCCGCACGAAGTGTTGAACGCCAAGAACCATGGCCGCGAAGCTGAAATCATTCAGTACGCCGGTCATAAGGACAAGGTGACGATTGCAACGAACATGGCCGGTCGTGGTACCGACATTGCCCTTGGCCCCGGTGTTACCGAACTCGGCGGTTTGCATGTGCTCGGTACCGAACGTCATGAATCTCGCCGTATCGACAACCAGCTGCGTGGTCGTTCCGGCCGTCAGGGCGACCCGGGTTCCAGCCAGTACTTCCTTAGCCTCGACGATAACCTGATGCGTATCTTCGGTGGCGACAGCGTGAAGAACTTGATGAGCCGCTTTGGCGTGGGTGAAGACGAAGTGATTACCCACCCGATCGTAAGCCGCTCGATTCGTGGTGCCCAGCGCCGCGTGGAAGGCCAGAGCTTCGACATTCGTAAGCACTTGCTCGACTACGATAACGTGATGAATGAACAGCGTAAGGTGATTTACGGCCTGCGCCGCCGCATTCTGAACGGCGAAGACATCAGCGAAGAAATCATGAACCGTATTGAAGATGCCTGCGACATTAAGGTGTCTCAATACATTCCGGCCAAGACTTATGCCGAAGCCTGGAACCTGGAAGGCCTGCACATTGACTTGCAGCGTAGCTTGGGCATGGAATACAGCCTCACGCTCGAAGATGCCATGAGCAAGACGCCGGAACAGGTGCTCGATGAAATCATCGACATGTGCAAGGCCCGCTACGACAAGCTCACGAAGATTATTCCGGAAGCCGACTTCCGCCAGATTGAACGCCGCTTCTTGTTGATGACCATTGACCAGGTGTGGAAGGAACACTTGTACGCCATGGACCAGCTGAAGGATTCTATCCGCTTCCACGGATACGCCCAGAAGGATCCGCTGATGGTTTACAAGAACGAAGGTTACAAGCTGTTCGAAGGCTGCATGGAAAAGATTGCAACCCTTACGGCTCTCCGCATCTTGAACATTCGCATTACGCTCCCGAACGGCGTGACTGTTTCTCCGGATCAGTTGCAGCTTAAGAGCAAGGAACAGATCGAAGCCGAAAAGAAGGCTCTCGAAGAAGCTCAGGCCGCTGCCGCTCAGAACGCCGCTAACAATGCTCCTGCCGAAAATGCAGAAGCTCCGGCTGAAGAAAGCGCCGCTGAACCTGCCGAACAGATGAGCGCCGAAGGTGCAAAGCCTGCCGGTCTCGCTGGCCAGGCTGCTACTTCTGAAACGAATGCGATTTCTGAAGAACAGCAGGAAGCAAAACCGATGCCGCAGTCTGCGCTTCCGGGTACTCGCCAGGTGAACCCCGCCATGCTCGCCGCTGCACGCCGCCGCGCCCAGCAGCAGGCTCCGAAGCTCGGCCGCAATGACCCGTGCTGGTGCGGTTCCGGCCTCAAGTACAAGAAGTGCCACGGCAAGGACTTGGAGTAA
- a CDS encoding low molecular weight protein-tyrosine-phosphatase, with protein MKIKILFVCHGNICRSPMAEFVMKKLVRDLPATLPAELQQGAAQSQLKDIEFEIASAATSTEEIGNPVYPPARRMLATHGIDCSGKTARQMTVRDYEYYDYIVLMDRNNLRNLRWILPADVYARETGGAGVSSRDAKNNRKVSLLMDWVGKSRDVADPWYTGDFVATWDDVNEGCKAMLAQILR; from the coding sequence ATGAAAATCAAGATTCTGTTTGTGTGCCACGGGAACATTTGCCGAAGCCCGATGGCTGAATTTGTGATGAAAAAGTTGGTACGGGATTTGCCCGCCACATTGCCCGCTGAATTACAACAGGGGGCGGCGCAGTCCCAGTTGAAAGATATAGAATTCGAAATCGCAAGTGCCGCGACGAGCACCGAAGAAATCGGGAATCCTGTTTACCCGCCTGCTCGCCGTATGCTTGCCACGCACGGGATCGATTGCAGTGGAAAGACGGCACGCCAGATGACGGTTCGCGACTACGAGTATTACGACTACATTGTGCTCATGGACCGTAACAATTTGCGCAACTTGCGCTGGATTTTGCCGGCCGATGTGTACGCTCGTGAAACAGGTGGCGCGGGCGTTTCAAGTAGAGATGCCAAAAATAATCGCAAGGTCTCACTCTTGATGGATTGGGTGGGCAAGAGTCGCGACGTGGCTGACCCCTGGTATACAGGCGATTTTGTGGCAACTTGGGACGATGTAAACGAGGGTTGCAAGGCGATGCTGGCCCAGATTCTGCGATAG
- a CDS encoding DNA-deoxyinosine glycosylase, protein MKKLASKAIRTRVTHEFPALYDRESRVLLLGSIPSPKSREMAFYYGHPQNRFWKVMATVLGESVPETIAQKKAMLKKHHVALWDVLDSCTIVGASDTSIEDPVVNNIKELVKKSKVTRIFCTGATAHKLYQKLCAQDVRIDAVKLPSTSPANCAVSLEKLVEAYKVILE, encoded by the coding sequence ATGAAAAAGCTCGCAAGCAAAGCCATTCGAACCCGCGTCACCCACGAATTCCCGGCCCTATACGACCGCGAATCCCGCGTGCTGCTGCTCGGCTCCATACCCTCGCCCAAGTCGCGCGAGATGGCATTTTACTACGGGCACCCGCAAAATAGGTTCTGGAAGGTGATGGCAACCGTTCTCGGCGAAAGCGTGCCCGAAACCATCGCACAAAAGAAGGCCATGCTCAAAAAGCATCACGTGGCCCTGTGGGATGTTCTGGACAGCTGCACCATCGTAGGCGCAAGCGACACCAGCATCGAAGACCCCGTTGTGAACAACATAAAAGAGCTCGTAAAAAAGTCCAAAGTCACACGTATCTTCTGCACCGGCGCCACCGCCCACAAACTGTACCAGAAACTCTGTGCCCAAGACGTCAGAATAGATGCGGTCAAGCTCCCCTCTACCTCGCCCGCCAACTGCGCCGTATCACTCGAAAAATTGGTCGAGGCGTACAAGGTGATTCTAGAATAA
- a CDS encoding polysaccharide lyase: protein MSMKIHHILAVAFSAASLTQVPAFAQTASDTVSFVNFENREVGVYGNAEAKEDFKRNDYDKSWWYAMDKNNGENSKVVYDGEEHGNVLQLKYPKGCVGPNDNDTPACAAQIIQPLVKTADTMWSAYDIFFEDGFEFQLGGKLPGLCGGKCYTGNAMPETGDGWSARIMWRKDGNAVQLIYFMGQESVYGDDFKWDLNGTIPQKQFTTGTWHRIVNKVSMNTIASPGNGDKNGRVQTWLDGELALDVDTLRLRDYDTVKVDKFYLSTFHGGSSAEWAPTHDCYIRFDNFTVSTDSIAISKPAPNGGETDYIRARPLFRANAMPAKVFRVDGTTVGTHRANYEVKVGR from the coding sequence ATGAGTATGAAAATCCACCACATCCTCGCCGTAGCGTTCTCCGCGGCTTCGCTTACTCAAGTGCCTGCCTTCGCGCAAACGGCCTCCGACACCGTCTCGTTCGTGAACTTCGAGAACCGCGAAGTCGGCGTGTACGGCAATGCTGAGGCCAAAGAAGACTTCAAGCGCAACGATTACGATAAAAGCTGGTGGTACGCCATGGACAAGAACAATGGCGAAAACTCCAAGGTTGTGTACGACGGCGAGGAACACGGCAACGTACTGCAGCTCAAGTACCCCAAGGGCTGCGTAGGCCCGAACGACAACGACACGCCCGCCTGCGCCGCGCAAATCATCCAACCGCTCGTGAAAACCGCCGACACCATGTGGAGCGCCTACGACATATTCTTCGAAGACGGATTCGAGTTCCAGCTCGGCGGCAAGCTCCCCGGACTATGCGGCGGCAAGTGCTACACCGGCAACGCCATGCCCGAAACCGGCGACGGCTGGAGCGCGCGCATCATGTGGCGTAAAGACGGCAACGCCGTGCAGCTCATCTACTTCATGGGGCAAGAGTCCGTATACGGCGACGATTTCAAGTGGGACTTGAACGGCACCATCCCGCAAAAACAGTTCACCACCGGCACCTGGCACCGCATTGTAAACAAAGTAAGCATGAACACCATCGCCTCTCCCGGCAACGGCGACAAGAATGGCCGCGTGCAGACCTGGCTTGACGGAGAACTCGCGCTAGATGTGGATACCCTCAGGCTCCGCGACTACGACACCGTGAAAGTCGACAAGTTCTACCTCTCCACCTTCCACGGCGGAAGCAGCGCCGAATGGGCCCCCACCCACGACTGCTACATACGATTTGACAACTTTACGGTTTCGACGGATTCTATCGCGATCTCCAAGCCCGCGCCGAATGGTGGTGAAACCGACTACATCCGCGCGCGACCCCTATTCCGCGCGAACGCGATGCCGGCCAAGGTGTTCCGTGTCGATGGCACGACGGTCGGCACCCACAGGGCGAATTACGAAGTGAAGGTCGGGAGATAA